In Paenibacillus xylanilyticus, the genomic window GTCAACAACCCTGAAGGATCCTCGTATCACCTGGAGATCGCATCCATGTATGAAGAGCACTGTCAGGCCCTCGTGGATCTGGCCAATGAATTTCATCTTAATGCCCGGTGTATAGAACGCAAAAAAGGATTCATCCTATACATTAAGGAAGGCGAGAAAATTATTGAGCTGCTCAGCATCATTGGTGCGCATCAAGCCTTGTTCAAGTTTGAGGATGTACGGATTATGCGGGATATGCGTAATTCCGTTAACCGGATCGTCAACTGTGAGACAGCTAACCTGAACAAGACGATCGGGGCTGCAGTGAGACAGATTGATAATATCAAGCTGCTGCAAAAGGAAGTCGGTTTGGAGTCTTTGCCTGAGAAGCTGCGTGAAGTCGCAGAGGTTAGACTGGCGCATCCTGACATTAACCTGAAGGAAGTTGGCGAGCTATTAAAAGGTACCGTCAGCAAATCGGGTGTCAACCATCGGCTTCGCAAGATTGACGAGTTGGCTGAGAAAGTGCGGAATGAACGTCACGGTTAACGGATTTGGACCTGGTTAAATAATCAGAATTGTGCTGGTTTTTTTTCTTCTAGTGTCCTGCGCGGGTTAATGGTATAATGTTATAAATATAATTGTGTATTTAATGTCTAGATTTCTAATAGGGGGTAAGTTTCCATGACAAAGCACCCGGTAGTTGTCCGTTTGAAAACGGGTCTCCATGCCAGACCTGCGGCACTGTTCGTTCAAGAAGCGAATAAGTACTCATCTGAAGTGTTCGTCGAGAAGGACGACAAAAAAGTTAATGCAAAAAGTATCATGGGGATCATGAGCCTTGCAATCAGTACTGGTACAGAAATCCAAATTAGTGCTGAAGGCGCGGACGCCGAACAGGCTGTAAACGCTTTAGTGAGTTTGGTGAGCAAGGAAGAACTTGAAAACCAATAAGATATGATTAACATGACATGAAGAAGTCCCGCAAGGGGCTTTTTTGCGTTATGGGCATAATCAAGTGCAACATTTTGGAAAATGTCTCCGTCTGTTAAGGTATCAAAATGCTTTGAGATTGAGATCTTAGACATAAGGAGGCTATGCGTAATGGGTAAACAATGGATGAAACCGCTTGGTGCGGTATTGGTGGCAGGAACATTGCTGGTGGGTGGTACAGCGTGGGTGGCACCGGGGAATTATGCCTATGCTGCTGAAGTACAAGGGGTACAGCAAAATGTGATTAATGTCGTGGGCAAAGGCGAGATTCAGGTAAAGCCGGATATCGCTTATCTATCGATCGGAGTGAATAGCACAGCTGAGACAGCAGCCTCCGCCCAGAAGGCAAATGCCGCAAAAATTCAAAAGGTATCCAACCTGCTGAAGAATACGTGGAAAATCAGTGCAGACGATATTCAGACCAGTCAATTCTATTTACAGCCAAACTATACGTATAGCGAAAAAGAAGGTCAGAAAGTTAAAGGTTATACCGCTCATCATACGCTGACGATTACGTACCGCGAAATGGACAAGATTGGTGAACTGCTGGATGCTGCTTCACAGGCAGGTGCCAACAATATTGAAAATGTACGTTTTACGGTAGAACATCCGGAAAACTTCGAAGCACAAGTGATCGAGAAGGCTGTAGCCAATGCAGATGTAAAAGCTGCAGCGATTGCCAAGGCCGTTAAACGTCAATTGGGTGCTGTGTTGTCTGTAACTCAAGGTGATGCCAATGTTCCTGTGCTCTATGCAACAGAAAGTTCTACGGCCAAGGACATGGCAATGTCTGCTGCGGGTACAGAAATTGAAACAGGTCAGGTAAAAGTGAGCACGATGCTTAACATTACGTATGAAATGAAATAAACCTAGACGTAGATGAAGATATGAAGAGACTGTGTCCAATTGGGCAGGGTCTCTTTTGTTATATAGAGGAGCTTTAAAGAAGTTAGGCATTAACATCCTTGCTTTAACGAGAATAATGAGGAATGATTTGATGTCTTTTTTGTATATTTGTTCGTAACAAAACCTTTACCAAATGGATTTGGATTGAACAACATTGTAACGGGTGCTGTAAACCTTTCCTGAATTGGGTTAATTATAATAAAGAGGTGAGCGTATGAGATATACGATCAGGATACATACGCAATGAACCATAGGCAAATATCGAGAGGAGTTTTATATATGACATCATGGAAAAAGTGGACAAGTGCATTACTCGCGGCAGGAATTATTGTAGGTAGTGGGGCGGTATGGCAGGATAACTCCGTGCAGGCAGCTTCGGTTACGTCAAAAGTTACGGCATCCACAGATGTTACATTGAAGTCTGCAGGCAAAACGTTGACACAAAAGGGACTTCTACAAGGTGGATCCACGTGGGTATCACTCACTGCTGTTAAAGATGTGGCTGGTGGTACATTAACCTATAACGCAAAAACAAAAGAGTACGCACTGACTGCAGCGAATAACACGATGAAAATCAGCCTGGCGGACGGTGAACCGTCGCTAAAAGTAAATAATTATTATCCTAACGTTGAAGCGAAGCTGATCAAGGGACGTCTGTACATTCCTTTTTCGGCGATGAGAGATTATCTGGGAGTTCAAGGCAGCTGGGATGGTAAAACCAAAACACTGTCGCTGAGCAAAGTGAAGCAAAATAGCGTAAAAGTGAAATCAGCAACCGTGAAAGTGAATATCAAAAATGCTGAGGTAGATATTCAATATCCGCAGGTGAGTGGACTTGCTAGCGATGAGGCCGAAGCGGCAATCAACAAAGTGTTGAAAAACGAAGTGGATACATTCGTAGCTGCTTTCAAGAAGCAGACGGCAGAATACGGAACGGCAGCAGCCAACCGTCCATATGCATTCGAGAGCACCTATGTGGTGACGTACAACGAGAACGGCGTGCTGGGATTGGTTACTCAGCGTTATGAGGATTATGCCGGAGCCCACGGGATGACTACACGGACAGGTCACACCTTTGCGCTGGATACAGGTAAAGAGCTAAGTCTTGATGATGTGCTGCAAAACAACAAAACAATGCGCGATACGCTTGGCAAAAAGGTTGGTGAACAGCTTAAGGCTCGCGGTGGTTACCTGGACGGCTATAAAGGTCTGAACAAGGACCAGGACTTCTATGTAACGCCTACAGGGGTAGTTGTGTTCTTCCAACTGTATGAATACACTGCTTATGCAGAAGGTTTCCCGGAATTCCCGTTTACGTACAAAGAGTTACTCCCTAAAGGTACACAGCCATTCAGTGGAATTGCAGCAGAGTAATTATTCGTAAGCATTCTAAAAAAAAGCGCCCCTCGTCATGTTCATGACAAGGGGCGCTTCTTCGTAGTATGAACAGGTCAACCCAATTGGCCTGTTCATATCTTCAATATCCAGTTACCTCGGCTTATACGCCTTGGGAGCCAACGTTTGCGATGACTTTATCAATGATACCGTAATCGGCAGCTTCAGCAGCACTCATGAAGTAGTCACGGTCTGTATCTTTCTCGATACGCTCCAGTGGTTGACCTGTGCGCTCAGCGATGATGCGGTTCAAGGTATCACGCATTTTCAGAATGCGGCGGGCACGGATTTCGATATCCGAAGCCTGACCTTGTGCGCCGCCCAGCGGCTGGTGAATCATGATCTCACTGTTAGGCAGTGCAAAACGTTTGCCTTTTGCACCTGCATTGAGCAAGAAAGCGCCCATGGAAGCAGCCATACCTACACAGATGGTAGATACATCAGGTTTGATAAATTGCATTGTATCGTAAATGGCCATACCGGCTGTGATGGATCCGCCTGGGCTGTTGATGTATAGATGAATGTCTTTCTCCGGATCTTCCGCAGCGAGGAACAACATCTGTGCCATGATGGCATTCGCAACAACGTCATTTACATCGCTGCCTAGAAAGATAATACGATCCTTCAGCAATCTGGAATAGATGTCATAGGCGCGCTCACCGCGGTTGCTCTGTTCAACGACCATAGGAATATAACTCACGTGAAAAACCTCCTCGGAAATGTACATGGAATAGTGTATCTATTTAAACTGTTACCGTATTACCCACATCATAAACAATTTCAAACAAAAAGTCAAAGAAAGTCAAACTAACTTTGAAAAAAAAGAAACCTTTACGGTTCCATTGGTTAAAAGGGTTATGAGCTGCTAATCAAGAATGGCGCGCCCGCCAAGAATCGAACTTGGATCTCAGGCTTCGGAGGCCTACGTCATATCCATTGGACCACGGGCGCACGTTGATGTGACAGCAATAATGATTATAGCTCATGGCATTCTGAATTGCAAGAGATATGATCAAGCTTATGGTTTGGATTGACCTGAAATTGATCATGATGATGAAGAATGGATAAAGAAAGCATTTAAGTAAATGCTAAGAGAAGTTTTGGACAGGTTGCATGAAGCACAATCCTGGAGTCAGTAGAAGCGATATATAGATGAGAAATTTGGTTTTCTTCTATATATGGTATGAATGTGGCTGCGCGTTCCTGTGGAAGTTGGAGATTGTGAAAATAAGCGCGTACAATGGGCCAAAACGTTGTGAAATAAGGCTTTTGAAACACTTGCATGTCACGTCAGTTTTAGGTAGAATAGACGTGGGACTTAAAAAGTTAACCCGGGACATTTTAGGGCCATGAAAGAGAGCTTGGAACGAGAAGCTTGCGGGAGTGGAAAGCATGCGAACGATTTTAGAAGTGCAAAAGCAGCTTCTGCCTGATCTCATGGATGTTTTGAAGAAGAGGTATACGATTCTGCACCAGATCATGTTATCGGATGTGATCGGGAGAAGGACGTTAGCCAATTCCATGCAGATGACCGAGCGGGTTCTGAGGGCTGAGACCGATTTGTTAAAGGCTCAGGGACTTATTGAAATTGACAGTGCAGGGATGAAGATCAGTGAGGCAGGGCATGATCTGCTGCAGCAGTTAGAGCCGGTTGCCAAGGAGCTGTTCGGATTATCCGAGCTGGAAGAACGCATCAAGCAAGCCTACGGTCTGCAAAAGGTAGTTGTCGTTCCCGGCGATTCGGACATTTCTCCATTTGCCAAACGGGAACTGGGTAAGGCTGGAGCGAAGGCTCTTAGTCAAGTAATGAATGATAACGACGTTGTTGCCGTTACAGGCGGGTCAACAACGGCAGGAGTAGCAGAGCAGCTGACTCCGCCAACATCGCTAAAAGGTGTATGGTTCGTACCTGCACGCGGCGGTTTGGGAGAAAGCCTTGAAATTCAGGCCAATACGATTGCATCGACAATGGCAAAACGGGTAGGAGCACAATATAAACTCCTGCATGTACCGGATTTGCTGAGTGATCATGCCTATGAATCGTTAATTCAGGACCCAAGCGTTCAGGAGATTCTGCAGCTGATCAGACAGTCACGCATCGTAATTCACGGAATCGGTGATGCCGTGGAGATGGCACGAAGACGCAAACTTGCAACGGAGATCATTGAAGAGCTTCAGGAGCAAGGGGCCGTATCTGAATCCTTCGGTTATTATTTTAACGATCAGGGTGAAGTGGTACACACCATGCTAACTCTGGGCATGCGACTTCAGGATATTGAACGGACCGATGTGGTAATTGGAATTGCGGGCGGCAAAAGTAAAGCAGCTGCCATTCATTCCGTACTGCGATTCGGGCAGGAAGATATTCTGATTATTGATGAGGCAGCTGCCGAAGTCATCGTTGCCGAAATGGAATAAAGGTTTTCTTTTACCACAACTCTTGTTGTCTTGACGGACTTCACCGTCTGTCTTGAATATATAGCTTCATAAAAAAATTAAATCAAAACTTGGGAGGAACTTACTCATGATTAAAGTAGGTATTAACGGTTTTGGACGTATTGGTCGCTTGGCATTCCGCCGTATTCAAAATGTAGAGGGCATTGAAGTAGTAGCAATCAACGACTTGACTGACGCTAAAATGCTGGCTCATTTGCTTAAATATGATACAACTCAAGGTCGCTTCGATGGCGATGTTGAAGTACACGACGGCTTCTTCAAAGTGAACGGCAAAGAAGTTAAAGTACTGGCTAACCGTAACCCAGAAGAACTTCCTTGGGGCGACCTGGGCGTAGACATCGTTCTGGAATGTACTGGATTCTTCACAACTAAAGAAGCAGCTGAGAAGCACCTTAAAGGCGGCGCTAAAAAAGTTGTTATCTCCGCACCAGCTACTGGCGATATGAAAACCATCGTTTACAACGTAAACCATGAAATCCTCGACGGTACTGAAACTGTAATCTCCGGCGCATCTTGCACAACAAACTGCCTGGCTCCTATGGCAAAAACACTGCAAGACAAATTCGGAATCGTTCAAGGTTTGATGACTACAATTCACGCTTACACTGGCGACCAAAACACATTGGATGCTCCACACCCTAAAGGTGACTTCCGTCGTGCTCGCGCAGCAGCTGAAAACATCATCCCTAACACAACTGGTGCTGCTAAAGCAATCGGTTTGGTTATCCCTGAACTGCAAGGTAAACTCGACGGTGCAGCTCAACGTGTACCAGTAGCTACTGGTTCCCTGACTGAGCTCGTAACTGTTCTTGGACAAAAAGTAACTGCTGATGAAGTTAACGCAGCAATGAAAGAAGCTTCCGATCCACAAACTTTCGGATACACTGAAGACGAAATCGTATCTTCCGATATCCAAGGTATCACTTTCGGTTCCCTGTTTGATGCAACTCAAACTAAAGTTCTGACTGTGGGCGACCAACAACTGGTTAAAACTGTAGCTTGGTATGACAACGAAATGTCCTACACAGCTCAATTGGTTCGCACTTTGGAGCACTTTGCAAAAATGATTAAGTAATATCTGCAATAACATAGAGCGGAAACAGATGCTATTGTTTCCGCTCTTTATCTATCAACATTTTGCAAATTTCTCAAAAACACCAGGATTGACAGGGGATTTGGGCTCCTGATCGGTCCACCAAATACATGGGTGCGGAGGAAATACAGATGAACAAAAAAAGTGTACGCGATATCGAATTGACAGGAAAACGGGCTTTTGTCCGTGTAGATTTCAATGTGCCGCTCGAAGATGGTAAAATTACAGATGACAAACGTATTCGTGCAACACTGCCAACGATCAACTACTTGATCGAAAAAGGTGCAAAAGTCATTCTGGCGAGCCACATGGGTCGTCCAAATGGTGAAGTTGTGGAATCCTTGCGTTTGACTCCAGCGGCTGAGCGTCTGTCCGAACTGCTTGGTAAAAAAGTGGTTAAAGCTGACGATTCCATCGGTGAAACTGTGAAAGCACAAGTTGCTGAACTGAACGACGGTGACGTCTTGCTGCTTGAAAACGTTCGTTTCCATGCAGGCGAAGAGAAAAACGATCCAGAACTGGCAAAACAATTTGCTGAACTGGCTGACGTTTTCGTTAACGATGCTTTCGGAGCGGCTCACAGAGCACATGCTTCAACAGAAGGTATCGCTCACTTGCTGCCAGCAGTATCCGGTCTGTTGATGGAGAAAGAACTTGAAGTGCTCGGCAAAGCCATTTCCAACCCTGAGCGTCCGTTCACTGCAATCATTGGCGGATCCAAAGTTAAGGACAAAATCGATGTAATCGACAACCTGCTTAACATTGCAGACAACGTAATCATCGGTGGAGGATTGTCCTATACGTTCATGAAGGCTCAAGGCCACGAAGTAGGCCAATCCCTGTTGGATGAGTCCAAACTGGATGTAGCTCTGGGCTTCATCGAAAAAGCAAAAAAACTGGGTAAAAACTTCTATCTGCCAGTAGATATCGTCATTTCTGATGATTTCAGCGCTAACGCAAACACAAAAGTTGTTGAAGTTGGCGACATTCCTGCAGATTGGGAAGGTATCGACATCGGTCCTAAAACACGTGAGATCTATGCTGACGTTGTTAAAAACTCCAAACTTGTTGTATGGAACGGACCAATGGGCGTATTCGAAATCGAGCCTTTCTCCCACGGTACTCGTGCAGTGGCGGAAGCTTGTGCAACAACGGATGCTTACACAGTAATCGGTGGTGGCGACTCCGCAGCAGCAGCTGAGAAGTTCAAACTGGCTGATAAAATGGACCACATCTCTACAGGTGGCGGTGCATCACTGGAATTCATGGAAGGCAAAGTGCTTCCAGGCGTAGTTGCATTGAACGACAAGTAAGTTTTAAGCTATAGCATGAAGGAGTTGAAAACCATGAGAACACCGATTATCGCAG contains:
- the whiA gene encoding DNA-binding protein WhiA yields the protein MSFAAQTKKELTMIESEPCCEKAELSALIRMLGAVQLSNKKVILDISTENAAIARRAYSLLKKHFQVHTELLVRKKMRLKKNNVYIVRIPSMVQEILKDLYIVSEGFLFTPGINQELLRKNCCKRAYLRGAFMAGGSVNNPEGSSYHLEIASMYEEHCQALVDLANEFHLNARCIERKKGFILYIKEGEKIIELLSIIGAHQALFKFEDVRIMRDMRNSVNRIVNCETANLNKTIGAAVRQIDNIKLLQKEVGLESLPEKLREVAEVRLAHPDINLKEVGELLKGTVSKSGVNHRLRKIDELAEKVRNERHG
- a CDS encoding HPr family phosphocarrier protein; translated protein: MTKHPVVVRLKTGLHARPAALFVQEANKYSSEVFVEKDDKKVNAKSIMGIMSLAISTGTEIQISAEGADAEQAVNALVSLVSKEELENQ
- a CDS encoding SIMPL domain-containing protein, whose protein sequence is MGKQWMKPLGAVLVAGTLLVGGTAWVAPGNYAYAAEVQGVQQNVINVVGKGEIQVKPDIAYLSIGVNSTAETAASAQKANAAKIQKVSNLLKNTWKISADDIQTSQFYLQPNYTYSEKEGQKVKGYTAHHTLTITYREMDKIGELLDAASQAGANNIENVRFTVEHPENFEAQVIEKAVANADVKAAAIAKAVKRQLGAVLSVTQGDANVPVLYATESSTAKDMAMSAAGTEIETGQVKVSTMLNITYEMK
- a CDS encoding PdaC/SigV domain-containing protein, which codes for MTSWKKWTSALLAAGIIVGSGAVWQDNSVQAASVTSKVTASTDVTLKSAGKTLTQKGLLQGGSTWVSLTAVKDVAGGTLTYNAKTKEYALTAANNTMKISLADGEPSLKVNNYYPNVEAKLIKGRLYIPFSAMRDYLGVQGSWDGKTKTLSLSKVKQNSVKVKSATVKVNIKNAEVDIQYPQVSGLASDEAEAAINKVLKNEVDTFVAAFKKQTAEYGTAAANRPYAFESTYVVTYNENGVLGLVTQRYEDYAGAHGMTTRTGHTFALDTGKELSLDDVLQNNKTMRDTLGKKVGEQLKARGGYLDGYKGLNKDQDFYVTPTGVVVFFQLYEYTAYAEGFPEFPFTYKELLPKGTQPFSGIAAE
- the clpP gene encoding ATP-dependent Clp endopeptidase proteolytic subunit ClpP encodes the protein MSYIPMVVEQSNRGERAYDIYSRLLKDRIIFLGSDVNDVVANAIMAQMLFLAAEDPEKDIHLYINSPGGSITAGMAIYDTMQFIKPDVSTICVGMAASMGAFLLNAGAKGKRFALPNSEIMIHQPLGGAQGQASDIEIRARRILKMRDTLNRIIAERTGQPLERIEKDTDRDYFMSAAEAADYGIIDKVIANVGSQGV
- a CDS encoding sugar-binding transcriptional regulator, which encodes MRTILEVQKQLLPDLMDVLKKRYTILHQIMLSDVIGRRTLANSMQMTERVLRAETDLLKAQGLIEIDSAGMKISEAGHDLLQQLEPVAKELFGLSELEERIKQAYGLQKVVVVPGDSDISPFAKRELGKAGAKALSQVMNDNDVVAVTGGSTTAGVAEQLTPPTSLKGVWFVPARGGLGESLEIQANTIASTMAKRVGAQYKLLHVPDLLSDHAYESLIQDPSVQEILQLIRQSRIVIHGIGDAVEMARRRKLATEIIEELQEQGAVSESFGYYFNDQGEVVHTMLTLGMRLQDIERTDVVIGIAGGKSKAAAIHSVLRFGQEDILIIDEAAAEVIVAEME
- the gap gene encoding type I glyceraldehyde-3-phosphate dehydrogenase produces the protein MIKVGINGFGRIGRLAFRRIQNVEGIEVVAINDLTDAKMLAHLLKYDTTQGRFDGDVEVHDGFFKVNGKEVKVLANRNPEELPWGDLGVDIVLECTGFFTTKEAAEKHLKGGAKKVVISAPATGDMKTIVYNVNHEILDGTETVISGASCTTNCLAPMAKTLQDKFGIVQGLMTTIHAYTGDQNTLDAPHPKGDFRRARAAAENIIPNTTGAAKAIGLVIPELQGKLDGAAQRVPVATGSLTELVTVLGQKVTADEVNAAMKEASDPQTFGYTEDEIVSSDIQGITFGSLFDATQTKVLTVGDQQLVKTVAWYDNEMSYTAQLVRTLEHFAKMIK
- a CDS encoding phosphoglycerate kinase, which produces MNKKSVRDIELTGKRAFVRVDFNVPLEDGKITDDKRIRATLPTINYLIEKGAKVILASHMGRPNGEVVESLRLTPAAERLSELLGKKVVKADDSIGETVKAQVAELNDGDVLLLENVRFHAGEEKNDPELAKQFAELADVFVNDAFGAAHRAHASTEGIAHLLPAVSGLLMEKELEVLGKAISNPERPFTAIIGGSKVKDKIDVIDNLLNIADNVIIGGGLSYTFMKAQGHEVGQSLLDESKLDVALGFIEKAKKLGKNFYLPVDIVISDDFSANANTKVVEVGDIPADWEGIDIGPKTREIYADVVKNSKLVVWNGPMGVFEIEPFSHGTRAVAEACATTDAYTVIGGGDSAAAAEKFKLADKMDHISTGGGASLEFMEGKVLPGVVALNDK